Proteins co-encoded in one Bos taurus isolate L1 Dominette 01449 registration number 42190680 breed Hereford chromosome X, ARS-UCD2.0, whole genome shotgun sequence genomic window:
- the LOC100295281 gene encoding coiled-coil domain-containing protein 169-like, which produces MGDRGGDRFEGMSTDCLKLELLEEIHMKDLVQISILELRQKIVELEDKLNSNYEGSEWKARYEAQLELNDHLQKQIASLREKVEKIRGNPSDRLSSIRVYERMSVESLSTLLKQLEKEKRRLESQVRECALRLERESKAYRKVKDEHRMYLAKMSQLSDSPQSSKGQPVNLHRMKEDPVKIGRSNPANQKMVNAKRGPEKKITRSNHLPKLNP; this is translated from the coding sequence ATGGGGGACAGAGGAGGTGACAGATTCGAAGGTATGAGCACTGACTGCCTTAAACTGGAGTTACTGGAAGAAATCCATATGAAAGACTTAGTGCAAATCTCAATACTTGAATTAAGACAAAAGATAGTGGAACTGGAAGACAAACTCAATTCTAACTATGAAGGCAGTGAATGGAAAGCCCGTTATGAGGCACAACTTGAACTGAATGATCACCTACAAAAGCAAATTGCTAGTCTCAGAGAGAAAGTGGAAAAAATCCGTGGAAATCCTTCAGATAGACTATCTTCTATTCGTGTCTATGAACGGATGTCAGTGGAATCATTAAGTACCTTACTTAAacagctagaaaaagaaaaaaggaggctTGAAAGTCAAGTGAGAGAGTGTGCACTTAGACTGGAACGAGAATCAAAGGCTTACCGCAAGGTGAAGGATGAACATCGTATGTACCTAGCTAAAATGTCTCAGCTCTCTGACTCACCCCAGTCTTCTAAAGGACAACCAGTGAATCTGCATAGAATGAAAGAGGATCCAGTGAAAATAGGGAGATCTAATCCTGCTAATCAGAAGATGGTAAATGCCAAGAGAGGCCCAGAAAAAAAGATTACAAGATCAAATCATCTTCCAAAACTCAATCCATGA